Proteins co-encoded in one Leucobacter exalbidus genomic window:
- the codB gene encoding cytosine permease — MSTPDTSRPVAGQGGDRAVGDAGGDSEFAAHQTTGGAEAATATVIDKDYPVTPVPTHARKGFFSLAVVLLGFTVFTPTMVAGAQLGVSFNLNDLIIVIALGSLVLGAYVAALGWIGARTGLTTVVMARYTLGTRGSKLASLLLGGTQIGWYGVCIGMIGDLTAQALGWDTFAAKAAIMIAVSALMCITACYGYRGMYWVSLISTPLILVLAFWVMSRSLAEVGGWAGLAAIEPESQMSIAVAITAVVGTFVSAGTQAPNWTRFARSGRQAVIACLTGFLIGNALMIFFGAIGAITFGEGDFVLILYRMGLVGWGLFLLFGNLWKSNADAAYSFGVAGAEAFEKPSKTRFIVVGSIIGTVLALIGVHEHLPQYLGLLGTFIPPLGGVIIGDYLARWRRTQMPEGEKLPRFNLVTLGIYVVSCALAWSAGELAIGIPPVIGILAALVLSLALAKLSPKR; from the coding sequence GTGAGCACACCTGACACCTCGCGACCCGTCGCGGGTCAGGGCGGCGACCGCGCTGTAGGCGACGCCGGTGGCGATTCGGAATTCGCAGCTCACCAGACGACCGGGGGCGCCGAAGCCGCCACGGCCACTGTGATCGACAAAGACTACCCGGTGACCCCGGTACCCACTCACGCGCGCAAGGGCTTCTTCTCGCTCGCCGTGGTACTGCTGGGCTTCACCGTCTTCACGCCGACCATGGTGGCCGGCGCGCAACTGGGCGTGAGCTTCAACCTCAACGATCTCATCATCGTGATCGCGCTCGGTTCGCTCGTGCTCGGCGCCTACGTCGCCGCGCTCGGCTGGATCGGCGCGCGCACCGGGCTCACCACCGTCGTCATGGCCCGCTACACCCTGGGCACCCGCGGCTCGAAGCTCGCCTCCCTTTTGCTCGGCGGCACACAAATCGGCTGGTACGGCGTGTGTATCGGCATGATCGGTGACCTCACCGCGCAAGCGCTCGGCTGGGACACCTTCGCGGCCAAGGCCGCCATCATGATCGCCGTTAGTGCGCTGATGTGCATCACCGCCTGCTACGGCTACCGCGGCATGTACTGGGTGTCGCTGATCTCGACCCCGCTGATCTTGGTGCTCGCGTTTTGGGTGATGTCGCGCTCCCTCGCCGAAGTGGGCGGCTGGGCCGGCCTCGCCGCCATCGAACCTGAATCTCAGATGAGCATCGCGGTCGCCATTACCGCCGTGGTGGGCACCTTTGTGTCAGCTGGCACGCAGGCTCCCAACTGGACCCGCTTCGCCCGCTCAGGGCGGCAAGCCGTGATCGCCTGCCTCACCGGGTTCCTCATCGGCAATGCGCTGATGATCTTCTTCGGCGCCATCGGTGCGATCACGTTCGGTGAGGGCGACTTCGTGCTCATTCTCTACCGCATGGGGCTCGTCGGCTGGGGCCTGTTCTTGTTGTTCGGTAACCTGTGGAAGTCGAACGCCGACGCCGCCTACTCCTTTGGCGTCGCGGGCGCCGAAGCCTTCGAGAAGCCCAGCAAGACCCGCTTCATCGTGGTCGGCTCGATCATCGGCACCGTGCTCGCCCTCATCGGCGTGCACGAGCACCTGCCGCAGTATCTCGGGTTGCTGGGTACGTTCATCCCGCCGCTCGGCGGCGTGATCATCGGCGACTATCTCGCACGCTGGCGCCGCACGCAGATGCCAGAGGGGGAGAAGCTGCCCCGCTTCAACCTCGTCACGCTCGGCATTTATGTCGTCTCGTGCGCGCTCGCGTGGAGCGCCGGCGAACTCGCGATCGGCATTCCGCCCGTGATTGGCATTCTCGCCGCACTGGTGCTGTCACTGGCGCTCGCAAAGCTGTCGCCTAAGCGGTAG
- a CDS encoding threonine aldolase family protein, with the protein MTHSNPHSAPIPSFASDNWAGVHPEVLDALVAANQGAEPAYGGDSHTARFHALAKTLFGAHAEAFPVLNGTGANVLALQAMLPRWGAVICARTAHIHCDETGAPEKTGGLKLLTVETPDGKLTPELVAQEAWGWGNEHRAEPLAVSISQVTELGTCYTAAEITALAEQAHAHGMLLHLDGSRLGNAAAHLGTSLAELTTDTGIDVLSLGGTKNGLMGAEAVIVLRPAAAPGMKYLRKINLQLASKMRFISAQLNALYEGDLWLRSAQHANAMAARLGAGIARLETQNTGIRIAHPVQSNAVFAVLPEATAARARERFHFGQWPTTPGLFRLMCAFDTSEGQVDALLAELAGA; encoded by the coding sequence GTGACTCACTCGAACCCACACAGCGCACCCATTCCATCATTTGCCTCAGACAATTGGGCGGGGGTGCACCCCGAGGTGCTCGATGCGCTCGTCGCAGCCAACCAGGGCGCCGAACCTGCGTACGGTGGCGACTCCCACACCGCGCGATTCCACGCACTCGCCAAGACCCTGTTTGGCGCTCACGCCGAGGCCTTCCCCGTGCTCAATGGCACCGGCGCGAACGTGCTCGCGCTGCAGGCGATGCTGCCTCGCTGGGGCGCGGTGATCTGTGCCCGCACCGCTCACATTCACTGTGATGAGACGGGTGCCCCCGAGAAAACGGGCGGCCTGAAGTTGCTCACGGTTGAGACGCCCGATGGCAAGCTCACTCCCGAGCTCGTCGCGCAGGAGGCTTGGGGCTGGGGCAATGAGCACCGCGCTGAGCCGCTGGCGGTCTCGATCTCGCAGGTCACCGAGCTCGGCACGTGTTACACGGCGGCTGAGATCACCGCGCTCGCCGAGCAGGCTCACGCGCACGGCATGCTGCTGCACCTCGACGGCTCGCGTCTCGGCAACGCTGCCGCGCACCTGGGCACCAGCCTTGCTGAGCTCACCACCGACACCGGCATCGACGTGCTCAGCCTCGGTGGCACCAAGAACGGGCTGATGGGGGCCGAGGCCGTCATCGTGCTTCGGCCCGCGGCGGCGCCCGGCATGAAGTACCTGCGCAAGATCAACCTGCAGCTCGCCTCGAAGATGCGGTTCATCTCGGCGCAGCTGAACGCACTCTACGAGGGCGACCTGTGGCTGCGGTCGGCGCAGCACGCCAATGCGATGGCGGCGCGCTTGGGGGCCGGTATCGCGCGGCTCGAGACGCAGAATACTGGGATCCGGATCGCCCACCCCGTGCAGTCCAACGCCGTGTTCGCGGTACTCCCCGAGGCCACCGCGGCGCGCGCCCGCGAGCGGTTCCATTTTGGGCAGTGGCCCACAACTCCCGGGCTGTTTCGCCTGATGTGCGCCTTCGATACGAGCGAGGGGCAGGTCGACGCGCTGCTCGCCGAACTCGCCGGCGCATAA
- a CDS encoding ABC transporter ATP-binding protein → MDNSSGAHGTSAVRVSGLTKTYGTQQVLRGVDLDIAVGETYALLGPNGAGKSTTIEVFEGIRRGDTGSVRVLGVDPLTAPRQWRSRVGIVAQSTGDLGPFTPRELIGYFGSLATAPRGVDEVLELVGLTAHAGKRAAKLSGGQQRRLDVALGIVGRPEVLFLDEPTTGFDPEARHQFWDMIAGLSAEGTSILLTTHYLDEAAQLADRVGVLSGGRIVAEATPELLGGAEARVPVVRWRDVNGDWCEERTEQPGELVGRLCAEARTAGLAGGEPEGLEVRRPSLEDIYLGLIAADETERAAAEAQR, encoded by the coding sequence ATGGATAACAGCAGCGGTGCGCACGGCACCAGCGCGGTGCGTGTGAGTGGCCTCACCAAGACCTACGGCACGCAACAGGTGCTGCGAGGCGTCGACCTCGACATCGCTGTCGGCGAGACCTATGCGCTGCTCGGCCCCAACGGTGCGGGCAAGAGCACGACTATCGAGGTGTTCGAGGGTATTCGTCGGGGTGACACAGGCTCGGTGCGGGTGCTCGGGGTTGACCCGCTCACCGCGCCGCGGCAGTGGCGGTCGCGGGTGGGCATCGTGGCGCAGAGCACGGGCGACCTGGGGCCCTTTACCCCGCGCGAACTGATCGGCTACTTCGGCTCGCTCGCCACCGCACCGCGCGGCGTTGACGAGGTGCTCGAGCTCGTGGGCCTGACGGCGCACGCCGGCAAGAGGGCAGCCAAACTCTCGGGCGGCCAGCAGCGCCGACTCGATGTGGCGCTGGGCATCGTCGGGCGACCCGAGGTGCTGTTTCTTGATGAGCCCACGACGGGCTTCGACCCCGAGGCCAGGCACCAGTTCTGGGACATGATCGCGGGGCTGTCGGCCGAGGGCACATCAATTCTGTTGACCACGCACTATCTCGACGAGGCGGCCCAGCTGGCCGACCGCGTCGGGGTGCTGTCGGGTGGCCGCATCGTTGCTGAAGCGACCCCCGAGCTGCTCGGCGGCGCTGAAGCGCGGGTGCCGGTGGTGCGGTGGCGAGACGTGAACGGTGACTGGTGTGAAGAACGCACCGAGCAGCCGGGGGAGCTGGTGGGCCGACTCTGCGCTGAGGCGCGAACGGCGGGCCTCGCGGGCGGGGAGCCCGAGGGCCTCGAAGTGCGCAGGCCCTCACTGGAAGACATTTACCTGGGGCTCATCGCCGCAGACGAAACCGAACGCGCAGCAGCGGAGGCCCAGCGATGA
- a CDS encoding ABC transporter permease, translating to MNTQPTNAGHGTGSPARPHASGLHEPLADARRTPRAGGILRLGLAAITLELRAYFRTSDTVFFTFLFPILMLCIFGVAFESVGEIGAAPDGTGGITMAAYYLPGMVAAGLLLTGVQNLAIDIARERSEGWLRRLGGTAMSPVSYFIGKAGMILVTSVVQLALLLAFAKFALRVDLPAEPALWLRFSWLYLLGIVTMTLLGIALSALPRSSRSASAVVLPVVLLLQFISGVYLQFTMLPGWLQDFASLFPLKWLAQGMRSVFLPEHFALAEQGGGWDLGLVALNLAGWLIAGLVLSLITFKWVRRS from the coding sequence ATGAACACACAACCCACGAACGCGGGCCACGGCACCGGTTCACCTGCTCGCCCCCATGCCAGTGGTCTCCACGAACCACTCGCCGATGCTCGCCGCACACCCCGCGCCGGCGGAATCCTACGGCTAGGGCTCGCGGCCATCACCCTTGAGCTGCGCGCCTACTTTCGCACCTCTGACACCGTCTTCTTCACCTTCCTGTTTCCCATCTTGATGCTGTGCATCTTTGGGGTCGCCTTCGAATCGGTCGGCGAGATCGGCGCTGCACCCGACGGCACGGGCGGCATTACGATGGCCGCGTACTACCTGCCGGGCATGGTGGCCGCCGGGCTGCTACTCACCGGGGTGCAGAACCTCGCCATCGATATCGCCCGCGAACGTAGCGAGGGGTGGCTGCGTCGCTTGGGAGGCACCGCGATGTCGCCGGTGTCATACTTCATCGGCAAAGCGGGCATGATTCTCGTGACCTCTGTCGTGCAGCTTGCGCTGCTGCTCGCCTTCGCAAAGTTTGCGCTGCGGGTCGACCTGCCCGCAGAGCCTGCGCTATGGCTACGCTTCAGCTGGCTGTACCTGCTGGGCATTGTGACCATGACGCTGCTCGGTATCGCGCTGTCGGCGCTGCCCCGCTCATCGCGCAGCGCCTCGGCCGTCGTGCTGCCCGTCGTGTTGCTGCTGCAGTTCATTTCAGGTGTCTACCTGCAGTTCACAATGCTGCCGGGCTGGTTGCAAGACTTCGCCTCACTGTTCCCGCTGAAGTGGCTCGCGCAGGGGATGCGCAGCGTGTTCTTGCCCGAGCACTTCGCGCTCGCTGAACAGGGCGGCGGGTGGGACCTGGGCCTGGTGGCTCTCAACCTCGCGGGGTGGCTCATCGCGGGCCTCGTGCTGAGTCTCATCACCTTCAAATGGGTGCGCCGATCGTGA
- a CDS encoding sensor histidine kinase — protein MNAQTAGNAGASRHPAAAPQPIPAPRSRPLLWWDVGVTALILLMCVPGGTGALDWSDTAAGWGGRLALHLGALAAFVLLYLALGRAALRRGIQDIPPTAASYAFSALLLIVVGAAVAIEPSYATLQALAYPMFWVMTPRYRNAVIWSGLLATAVGVGSAYAYLVRAIEDPYWTALAVAILSFGFSVVLGTWITRVFEQGERHRLIAEQLRQSQREVAALSSEAGAASERERLSRELHDTLTQTLAGLVMLSEQATRALDAGDPDRAHDRLSRVESAAREAVAEARALVATSQPLGDGGLQAAIERVVTRMGADTGLSIDWAMTPVTLSRAHQVMLLRAVQEGLANVRKHARATWAGVTLTEDVDGALLRVADNGMGVAHDSVSGFGLSGLADRVGAAGGTVSFGPGPEGGALLEVRIPHPMTNSGPTSHPEQGAPA, from the coding sequence ATGAACGCGCAGACGGCTGGCAATGCTGGGGCGTCGCGGCACCCCGCGGCAGCCCCGCAGCCGATTCCCGCCCCGCGCTCACGCCCACTGCTGTGGTGGGACGTGGGTGTTACGGCGCTCATCTTGCTGATGTGCGTACCCGGCGGTACCGGCGCACTCGACTGGTCTGACACCGCGGCGGGCTGGGGTGGCCGGCTCGCCCTCCACCTGGGGGCGCTCGCCGCATTCGTGCTGCTGTACCTCGCCCTCGGCCGCGCGGCCCTGCGCCGCGGCATCCAAGACATTCCACCGACCGCCGCGAGCTACGCGTTCTCGGCGCTGCTCCTAATAGTCGTCGGCGCTGCAGTCGCGATCGAACCGAGCTACGCCACCCTGCAAGCACTGGCGTACCCCATGTTCTGGGTGATGACGCCCCGCTACCGCAACGCGGTGATCTGGAGCGGGCTGCTCGCGACCGCGGTGGGTGTGGGGTCGGCTTACGCCTATCTGGTGCGCGCGATCGAGGATCCCTACTGGACCGCCCTCGCGGTCGCCATACTGTCCTTCGGTTTCTCGGTGGTGCTCGGCACCTGGATCACGCGGGTGTTCGAACAGGGCGAACGCCACCGCCTCATCGCTGAGCAGCTGCGGCAGTCCCAGCGCGAGGTTGCCGCGCTGTCTAGCGAGGCCGGGGCCGCGAGCGAGCGCGAGCGGCTCTCGCGCGAGTTGCACGATACCCTCACACAAACCCTGGCCGGGCTGGTGATGCTGAGCGAGCAGGCGACGCGGGCGCTCGATGCTGGGGATCCGGATCGTGCCCACGACCGCCTCAGCCGCGTCGAATCGGCAGCGCGTGAGGCGGTGGCCGAGGCGCGAGCGCTCGTCGCCACCTCGCAGCCGCTCGGCGATGGCGGCCTGCAGGCCGCCATCGAGCGCGTGGTGACCCGCATGGGCGCCGATACTGGGCTGAGCATCGATTGGGCGATGACCCCGGTGACCCTGAGCCGTGCACACCAAGTGATGCTGCTGCGCGCGGTGCAGGAGGGGCTGGCAAACGTACGTAAGCACGCCCGCGCGACGTGGGCGGGGGTCACCCTGACCGAAGATGTTGACGGTGCGCTGCTGCGCGTCGCTGATAACGGCATGGGTGTCGCGCACGACAGTGTAAGCGGGTTCGGGCTGAGTGGCCTTGCCGACCGGGTGGGCGCCGCAGGCGGTACCGTGAGCTTTGGCCCGGGCCCCGAGGGTGGCGCGCTGCTTGAGGTGCGCATTCCGCACCCGATGACTAACTCGGGGCCGACATCCCATCCAGAACAAGGAGCACCCGCGTGA
- a CDS encoding response regulator, which produces MIKILVVDDHPIVRAGVSGLLETEPDFDVVGEAASGEEALALAAATAPDVILMDLRMPGMGGVEATRRLTRQHGQQGGQHPAQGEGAPPRVLVFTTYEDDDEILAAIEAGASGYLVKAGPATELAAGVRAVAAGQTVLAPTIAAQIVARAQKVPVALTPRETQILGLVAEGLSNPAIAVRLHIGESTVKTHLLHVFEKLEVSDRTRAVTRAMELKLLPALPGATAS; this is translated from the coding sequence GTGATCAAGATCTTGGTGGTCGACGACCACCCCATCGTGCGCGCTGGCGTCTCAGGGCTGCTCGAAACCGAGCCCGACTTCGACGTCGTGGGCGAGGCCGCGTCAGGCGAAGAAGCGCTCGCGCTCGCCGCAGCGACGGCCCCCGATGTGATCTTGATGGATCTGCGCATGCCCGGCATGGGCGGGGTCGAAGCTACCAGACGGCTCACACGGCAGCACGGACAGCAGGGCGGTCAGCATCCCGCGCAGGGTGAGGGTGCCCCGCCGCGCGTGCTGGTGTTTACGACCTACGAGGATGACGACGAAATTCTGGCGGCCATCGAGGCCGGCGCGAGCGGGTACCTCGTGAAGGCCGGGCCCGCCACCGAACTCGCCGCCGGGGTGCGCGCCGTGGCCGCGGGGCAGACGGTGCTCGCCCCCACCATTGCCGCGCAGATCGTCGCGCGGGCGCAGAAGGTTCCGGTCGCACTGACTCCGCGCGAGACCCAGATTCTGGGGCTCGTGGCCGAGGGGCTCAGCAACCCGGCCATCGCGGTGCGCCTGCACATCGGTGAATCGACGGTGAAAACGCACCTCTTGCACGTGTTCGAGAAGCTCGAGGTGTCAGACCGCACCCGCGCCGTGACGCGGGCCATGGAGCTTAAGCTGTTGCCGGCTCTTCCTGGCGCCACTGCGTCGTAA
- a CDS encoding YbaK/EbsC family protein, with amino-acid sequence MSKQQSRIGAKLRVPRLTRGSDMGVNRVRTHLTERGWAGEILEFDDSSATVELAAQKVGVDSQRIAKTLGFYDPEAPEGAVLIVAAGDAKVNGGMFKRQFGGKPRMLSRDDVLAFTGHPIGGVCPFANPTQTRVFLDESLRRFDSVFPAAGSATSAVELSIDALETLSGSVQWVDVTTQWRQEEPATA; translated from the coding sequence GTGTCGAAGCAGCAATCACGAATCGGCGCCAAACTGCGGGTGCCGCGCTTGACGAGAGGGTCAGACATGGGAGTCAACCGGGTACGCACACACCTCACCGAGCGGGGGTGGGCGGGCGAGATTCTCGAGTTCGACGACTCCAGCGCGACCGTCGAGTTGGCCGCCCAAAAGGTGGGCGTCGACTCACAGCGCATCGCCAAAACACTGGGATTCTACGACCCCGAGGCACCCGAGGGCGCCGTGCTCATCGTCGCCGCGGGTGACGCGAAGGTCAACGGCGGCATGTTCAAACGTCAGTTTGGCGGCAAGCCGCGCATGCTCAGCCGCGACGACGTGCTCGCCTTTACCGGGCACCCCATCGGCGGCGTCTGCCCGTTTGCGAACCCCACCCAGACGCGCGTATTTCTCGATGAGTCGCTGCGCCGCTTCGATTCTGTGTTCCCCGCCGCGGGCAGCGCGACTTCTGCCGTCGAGCTGTCGATCGATGCGCTCGAAACGCTCAGTGGTTCAGTGCAGTGGGTCGATGTTACGACGCAGTGGCGCCAGGAAGAGCCGGCAACAGCTTAA
- a CDS encoding GntR family transcriptional regulator: protein MFDDTRPIFQQLADRLADEILRGVYREEEQVPSTNELAVQLRINPATAGKALTLLVERGVLYKKRGIGMFVAPNAPAIIETERQQAFSARYLVPLLAEARALGLSPSDIIELIENATSESSPQPVKDIAS, encoded by the coding sequence GTGTTTGACGACACACGCCCGATCTTCCAACAGCTCGCGGATCGGCTCGCAGATGAGATTCTGCGCGGCGTTTACCGAGAAGAAGAACAGGTTCCCTCAACGAACGAGCTCGCCGTGCAGCTGCGCATCAACCCCGCGACGGCGGGGAAGGCACTCACGCTGCTGGTCGAGCGGGGGGTGCTGTACAAGAAGCGGGGCATCGGTATGTTCGTTGCCCCCAACGCCCCAGCCATCATCGAGACCGAACGGCAGCAAGCATTTTCTGCCCGTTATCTCGTACCGCTGCTGGCCGAAGCGCGGGCGCTCGGCCTCAGCCCCTCAGACATCATCGAGCTCATTGAGAACGCCACCAGCGAGAGCTCGCCCCAGCCAGTAAAGGACATCGCATCATGA
- a CDS encoding ATP-binding cassette domain-containing protein, producing MTAIAIETRGLTRSFRGTVALDDVTLDIHENVITGLLGRNGSGKTTLMSLITAQDQATSGVVHVGGVSPFEHAEVIERMCFIRDNQRYPDDYKLKHALRAAAIGFPNWSQETADRLVKLFRIPTKPIVKKFSRGQLSALGIVLGLAARAPITFFDEPYLGLDATARSIFYEELMRDYGEHPRTIIVSTHLIDEMDQLLERVIVLDRGRVVRHSDVEEMRGGVFQLSGRASVVASFVTELGLETVSQRTIGGLGTAVIEGVLSPENRAAAAAGGLEITPVSLQDLVAAYGVGEPDGAAGGAAGASSAAAATSPASSDSSDQSGPSVSLERSAS from the coding sequence ATGACCGCAATTGCCATCGAGACGCGGGGGCTTACCCGAAGCTTTCGCGGCACCGTCGCCCTCGACGACGTCACGCTCGACATCCACGAAAACGTCATCACCGGGCTGCTCGGCCGCAACGGCTCGGGCAAAACGACGCTCATGTCACTCATCACCGCGCAGGATCAGGCCACCTCAGGTGTCGTGCACGTGGGCGGCGTCAGCCCCTTTGAGCACGCCGAGGTCATCGAGCGCATGTGTTTCATTCGCGACAACCAGCGCTACCCCGACGACTACAAGCTGAAGCACGCGCTTCGCGCCGCCGCCATCGGGTTTCCGAACTGGTCACAGGAGACCGCCGACCGGCTCGTGAAGCTGTTTCGTATTCCGACGAAGCCCATCGTGAAGAAGTTCTCGCGAGGCCAGCTCTCGGCGCTCGGCATTGTGCTCGGGCTCGCCGCGCGCGCACCCATCACCTTCTTCGATGAGCCCTACCTGGGCCTCGATGCCACCGCGCGCTCCATCTTCTACGAAGAACTGATGCGCGACTACGGTGAGCACCCCCGCACGATCATCGTCTCCACCCACCTCATCGACGAGATGGACCAGCTGCTCGAGCGGGTCATCGTGCTCGATCGTGGCCGTGTGGTGCGCCACTCTGACGTCGAAGAGATGCGCGGCGGAGTCTTCCAGCTCTCGGGCCGCGCGAGCGTGGTTGCTTCGTTCGTTACCGAGCTCGGTCTTGAAACGGTGTCGCAGCGCACGATCGGCGGGCTCGGCACCGCCGTGATCGAGGGCGTGCTGTCACCCGAGAACCGCGCGGCCGCAGCGGCCGGCGGCCTCGAGATCACTCCGGTCTCGCTGCAAGACCTCGTCGCCGCGTATGGGGTGGGGGAGCCCGACGGTGCCGCGGGTGGCGCCGCAGGCGCTTCGTCTGCTGCCGCCGCAACGTCCCCGGCATCGTCAGATTCATCAGATCAGTCAGGCCCGTCAGTCTCGCTCGAAAGGAGCGCATCATGA
- a CDS encoding YajQ family cyclic di-GMP-binding protein, translating into MADSSFDVVSKVDSMEVENAVNQARKEVEQRYDFKGVGADVSLSGESIMIKANTEERALAILDVLQSKFIKRGMSIKVLDTGEPYPSGKETRIESKLKEGIDQATAKKLNKLIRDEGPKTVKSQIQGDELRVSSKSRDDLQATMALLKGADIDVALQFVNYR; encoded by the coding sequence ATGGCTGATTCCTCATTTGACGTTGTAAGCAAAGTCGACTCTATGGAGGTCGAGAATGCAGTGAACCAGGCCCGCAAGGAGGTCGAGCAGCGCTACGACTTCAAGGGTGTGGGCGCAGACGTCTCACTCTCGGGTGAGTCGATCATGATCAAGGCAAACACCGAAGAGCGCGCGCTGGCGATCCTCGACGTACTGCAGTCGAAGTTCATCAAGCGTGGCATGTCGATCAAGGTACTCGACACGGGCGAGCCCTACCCCAGCGGCAAGGAGACTCGCATCGAGTCGAAGCTGAAGGAGGGCATTGACCAGGCGACCGCGAAGAAGCTGAACAAGCTGATTCGCGATGAGGGCCCCAAGACGGTGAAGAGCCAGATTCAGGGCGACGAACTGCGTGTCTCGTCCAAGAGCCGCGACGATCTGCAGGCCACGATGGCACTGCTGAAGGGCGCCGACATCGACGTCGCCCTGCAGTTTGTGAACTACCGCTAA
- a CDS encoding RidA family protein, translating into MPRKDVNLTPPTESQLYSDAVVANGMVFTTGQMPLDSNWDLIATDFDAQARFVFERLATLLTASGSSPSDVIRLTIYLSDIDNTAALVPQRRAFLGAARPASVIVQTGNFGTPGMFLEVEAIATLTAQL; encoded by the coding sequence ATGCCCAGAAAAGACGTCAATCTCACTCCGCCAACGGAGTCTCAGCTCTATTCCGATGCCGTTGTGGCCAACGGTATGGTCTTCACCACGGGCCAGATGCCCCTCGATTCGAACTGGGATCTCATTGCAACGGACTTTGATGCTCAGGCGCGTTTCGTCTTTGAACGCCTCGCAACACTGCTCACCGCCAGCGGTTCCTCGCCGAGTGATGTGATTCGCTTGACGATCTACCTCTCTGACATCGACAACACGGCAGCGCTCGTACCCCAACGCCGTGCATTCTTGGGCGCAGCGCGACCGGCAAGTGTGATTGTCCAAACCGGAAACTTTGGGACCCCTGGCATGTTCCTCGAAGTGGAAGCAATCGCTACGCTGACTGCGCAGCTATGA